The Chanos chanos chromosome 3, fChaCha1.1, whole genome shotgun sequence genome segment gaattaAGTGCTGCAATGACTATATATGGTAATAGGTCGTgtttgtgctttaaaaaaaagaaaaaagaaaaaaaggctgtgtGAACTTGAAAACGGAGGggcgaattaaaaaaaaacaaaacaactaatCCAGTGGTACATATTGAAATCTAGATATTGATATCACATGCTTACAACATTATCACGGATTTTATGCTTTAAATGGATAGCTTTCTTCCTTACTGACGCGTGTAGACGCGCTATCTCATGCGTTTCAACACAGAATTACTTCCAGTACAGTGCTTTGTTGTGTGGTTGTAACAGAATGCCTTGGGTGATCATTAGAATTTTTTTACTGAGATGAATTGTACAAAGTGTCCTGAATGAGAGCAGGCAGTGTATCGCCTCTCCTTATTTATGTAAAATTGGCCAACTATACGTGGGAGACATTGGCTTTGTAGCCAAGGACAAATGCTTTCACAATCTCGTTTTTCCTGGTTTAATCACATTCTTTTTGACATGACCAATGCTACCAGACATGATTCTTACTGCATGCTATATGAGAGTGCTCCCTCCTAACCCCCtttacacacatgctcacacacacactcacacacacactcaaggctAAAATAGGCCAGAGTGTTCCTCTCGGCAGCCTCACACTGAGGGCTAGTGTGCCTTATGCAGAGTGGCACCACAAAGCGTATGGCTCTGAGACTTTAAATCACGCTGGAATTCATGAATCTTTCATGTCCTCACCCTCTCCTCACTGCCCACATCTCCATCCATGGACGATGAAGAGTGTGGTTTAGTGGCTGAAAAAGAATACATGCTTTCTTAGCTTCATTTTCAAAGGTTACATGAAATAGCAGTTTCTCTCTGACCTCTACAACTTGGTTTAGAGTGATAATATTGTCTTAGTACTTTCCTAAAATGACCATTTATGGTGCACATTCTCAAAGCACTTGTTAAGATGAGGTCATGTGTTTTTTAGGCAGTTGATAAGATGACCTGATTCTCTCTGTTGCCCCGTCTGGGCAAACAGACTTTCATCTATCTCCAAAGCAAACAACATCGATGGTAACATACATAAGACTGACACATAACTATGCAAATGCATTTTTGCtaacaatatattttttttcttatatcaTTTCACTCCTCTGTCAGACAGATATTTTGGTCTGTTGAACTTTTGCCAGTGATGATTTGGATGATAGTATCATTCTCGTGGCATTCAGACCATGGTGCACCATTGCATTCTGTTACAGTCATTTTAGTCTACACTTAGAATTTgaggttatttttttcttatggaATGGAAATAAGTAAACTTTCGATGGCACTGTTTAACACTTCCTGAAACTCTCTGTTGCCCTGGCCACCACTAACAGAGAGCAAAGCCCTAGTTTACGAGAGcgaatatttcatttttaggGTATATCTATTTTGGGTTGGGTTATTAATTCATGGAATAGAcccatttttttccatctcatgGGAAATTATCTTGCTGTTCATTCCAGTCTAAATTTAACCTACAGAGCCATGCTTAACCGTGAACGTCAGAGGATAACTTGTGAGAGTCTGTGAATACAATGACGAGCTGAAGATTACAGATAGTTCATTCTCtaaataacatgctgatctatGCTGCTGACAAACATTCTAATGTAACTGCAATTTGCAGAGAAATGGTGTTCAAAACACCTTCAGTCAAGATAATCCtccactgtaaatattttgtagacataaatacttttgaaatatgttttagaTGAGCTGAATCGGAGCAACGTGGAGTCTAGTGACACAGAGAAGATCATTCAGCACTTGAATACGGAGCTGCAGGAAGCTCAGGAGCAAGCCAACAGTagcaaacacaaatgtgtggAGTTACAAGGTACAGACAATGGACAGTATTGAACAGCCTACCAcaacatttatctttttttagtGTCTGGTTTACAAAGCATTGCAATCCTTAGCAAGGGGTCAGTTTCATCTCTCTGACTAACAGATACAAAGCCGCAATTTGTGATTTCAACATTTGCAGTCTTGTACAGTATATTTTTCCCTAATGATCCATCACTGCTAATTAAATgcatataattgtttcagttgTAATGTGTGACAAAAGGCAAGGTGTGTAACCATTATAATTTGTATTATAATCTTATTATGACATGATGCAGAATGTCTGTctcattttgtaaaatatatattacaggtctactggaggaggagaagagagccaACAAGCAACAGACAGAAGAATCCTCAAAGCAGATGAAGATCCttcagagtatgtgtgtgtgtgtgtgtgtgtgtgtgtgtgtgtgttaaggtgtatGTGCAGGAATGCATCtgtgtacctgtctgtctgaaggTACCTTGTGTGTTAGATTGAGTAAAGGAAGATTCAGCAGTACTATGTGGAAAATTAGAAGAACTTAGATTAATAGTAGATTAATCAATCAAATCCTTAGTTTTGATTAATTATGATAGACAGGCCAGTagaatgcaaacaaaaacataatctaGACAAAGGAcaataatgaaattaaaataaaaataatgtcagAAAATAGTGAAGTAATGAATGCCCCCCAAAagtcttttcattcattttcattcattcccACAGGAGAAAAACTCCTTTATCTAAAATGTCGATGTGGGATACAAATAGCTAGctgatgtttttatgtgtgtgtagctcAGCTCCAGAAACTGCAGGATGACATGGAGAACCTCAGGGAACAAAGGGACATGGCTGTCTCCAACATGAGACAGGAAGTACTCGCAGCCCAGGAGGAAGTGCAGGTGCTTCGCCGCGCCATGGAGAACACGTCCGCTGAGCGGGAGCATGAGATCAACATGTTAAAGGGTAACCTATCAACGGTAACCACGGAGTTAGAGAAATGGCGACAGGCCGCGTCCAAGTACGAGCAAGAGATTGACAGTCTCCAGGCCAATCACCAGCAACAAAaccagcagagagacagggctgCTAAACAGCAAGGTACTCACAATCCTTCTGCCTGTAAATTCTATAATTAAACTGCTTTGGCTTTCTGTTTTCACTTACATCAACACTTTGGAAAATCTAAATTTAAAGCTTCATCAACCATagatcaaaaatcaaaaacatacTTTGTGAAGACAACTCAAATCTTTTGGTTGGCCATGAGATTAGTTTGAGAAACTGAGAAACTGAGTGTTGAAAAGCGTAATTGGGTGAAATATTACCACATTCAGTCACCTCTTACTACTCTTATCAGCACAGACACTTGACTGGTGAATGACACAGCAGGTGTATTTGCAGCCTGAATTCCCAGAAGCGAAAAAGAGCCACATTGATTTCATTTACCGattatttttttccaggaaCACAAAATCAAGACAGGATTTTATGCCCTGTATAGCCCAATCACACATTAAAGACGGACTTACTGCGTTAAATGTTTACTAGATGATAGCCTTGCAGCTGACTCtgtatgtttatgaaaatgaaaaaggaacgTCAGTCATGAAAATTAatgttcgtctgtgtgtgtgtgtgtgtgtgtgtgtgtgtgtgtgtgtgtgagcagcaaGTGAGCTGGAGAAGCTGCAGAGAGAATATGACGGTCTCAAGAGGGAGTGTGCAGCAGTGAGGTCAGAGAAGGAGCAGCTTGTGGATAAACATCAGAAAGAGAGGAGTAGCCTGCAGAGTGAGAGCTCCACTCTCCGTTCAGAAAGAGACCAGCTGCAGAGGAAGCAGCAGCAGCTTGAGAGAGAGCTGGACAGGTCTGTCCTCACCAGAGACATGGTCATGTAGAGAGAGCGCACAAAAGATTCAATAAATAGCTCTGTTCAATGTCAATTTTAAGAATATTAACATAAATCAATATCCACTAGAGTGAAAGCAATTATGAAAATAGTGGTAAAAAGTAAACTCTCATTTGTACCCGAGGCAATCTAAGAACTAAAGGAAATAAAATATCTCTAAAATGAAATGACTCCAAGACATTTTACACCGAGAAACAACATTAGAGAATTAGATGTGTAGATTTTGGATTGATCATAAGGTCACTCCCTAAGCTCCTTTACACGGCAATTTCAGATTAATGCTTTATTTCTACGTTTGTATCCAGCACCTACTCCATGTGATCAGTTTCAAAGAtgctgtaaaataatgaaatatttgtctCGCGTGGAAGTTAATTTGCTGTTATGGGTTGTGATCCACTTAATTTGGCAGTTAGCTGAACATCTGCTCCCCTCCAGCTGTAGGACACAGAGCTCAGAGCTCAGCAGGACAGTGAAGGCCCTGGAGAAGACGCAGGCCGACCTAGAGAAACAGCTCAGCTCTCTGAAAGAGCAGCATCAGAAGGACTCTGGCAAACTCCAGACACAGCTGGAGCAAAACAACAGCAGGATAAAAGAGCTGCAGAAAGAGGTGGGAAGACCTAAACCAGATAAAAACTGATCTTGTCCCTTAGCAGGTCAGAAAAAGATCTACGATATCTAAAAAAGTGATGTGTGTTTAGCAGATTGTGATCAAACAgtctttattttgtgtatgtgtgtgtgtgtgtgtgtgtgtgtgtgtgtgtgtgtgttgctgtttgtgtCCTATCATAGTATGAACTGACCCAGGCAGAACTGTCAGAGCTGAGGGACAAATACGAAAACACACAACAAGAGAAAAAGTCGGTCACTGAAGAGCTACAGCAATGCCAAGAACACTTGAAGGCACTGCAGGAAAAAGGAAGCCAAGTAAGCTAAACCGCTTATATGAATCAACATTAAACAAAAGACAGTCTGACAAAAGGAATGTTTCAAGAAGAAATGATTGTGTATATCATGCCAGCAAGTATTTAGTTTATCTGAACAACATTTAAGGATGTATTTATGTGTAGAAGCCTGATTTGTAGGGTTTAGCATGAGcagattatgtttttttgtgtggttgGTGGCATGGACACCCCTCACTGCCGTTCACACCTTGCTTTTAGACACAGGCTCAGCTGCtcaaaaacatccaaaaacagtgttgtactgtgtat includes the following:
- the slmapb gene encoding sarcolemma associated protein b: MDEQQLKEPISKVSLIKDELNRSNVESSDTEKIIQHLNTELQEAQEQANSSKHKCVELQGLLEEEKRANKQQTEESSKQMKILQTQLQKLQDDMENLREQRDMAVSNMRQEVLAAQEEVQVLRRAMENTSAEREHEINMLKGNLSTVTTELEKWRQAASKYEQEIDSLQANHQQQNQQRDRAAKQQASELEKLQREYDGLKRECAAVRSEKEQLVDKHQKERSSLQSESSTLRSERDQLQRKQQQLERELDSCRTQSSELSRTVKALEKTQADLEKQLSSLKEQHQKDSGKLQTQLEQNNSRIKELQKEYELTQAELSELRDKYENTQQEKKSVTEELQQCQEHLKALQEKGSQGRWIRWMPVVAVMVAVTTVVVYKTSA